The Geoglobus acetivorans genome window below encodes:
- the sepS gene encoding O-phosphoserine--tRNA ligase, which produces MKFNAEEWLERARKDFESAWLDSEIILSERPLSERYPLRGYEEGKAHPVFDTIQKLREAYLRLGFSEVINPLIVDEVHVRKQFSKEALAVLDRCYYLAGLPRPNVGISEERIRKIEKITEKNFDPDELRKILHIYKKGKIDGDDLSAEIARVLGVEDQIALKVIDEVFPEFKTLMPEPTTLTLRSHMTTGWFITLSKLSGKYPLPVKLFSIDRCFRREQSEDPTRLYTYFSASCVIMAEDVSVDDGKAVAEALLRHFGFEKFRFRKDDKRSKYYIPGTQTEVFAYHPHLENNRKYADGWIEIATFGIYSPTALAEYDIEYPVMNLGLGVERLAMVLHDYSDVREMVYGFKHIELSDLDIARKIKLKDIPLTPKGIEIASRIIQTFEENATAQGPCEFTAYRGKLFEKDVEIFVFERENAKLCGPAYANEIVVHDGNIYGIPKNEKFRNLFDEGVSTGIRYVDSFAYCAVRRIEEMVAEGRESGEVRSRVVENLSDINLKLEEGLMNYLISRGKSVDVRGPLFLGVGFRLL; this is translated from the coding sequence ATGAAGTTTAATGCCGAAGAGTGGCTGGAAAGGGCAAGAAAGGATTTCGAAAGTGCATGGCTGGACAGTGAGATAATTCTGAGTGAGCGCCCGCTCAGTGAAAGATACCCGCTCAGGGGCTACGAGGAGGGTAAGGCTCACCCCGTCTTCGACACGATACAGAAACTGAGGGAGGCATATCTGAGGCTCGGATTCAGCGAGGTCATCAACCCGCTCATTGTTGATGAGGTTCACGTGAGAAAGCAGTTTTCCAAGGAGGCTCTGGCGGTTCTGGACAGATGTTATTACCTCGCAGGTCTTCCAAGACCGAACGTCGGGATTTCTGAGGAGAGGATCAGGAAAATTGAGAAGATAACAGAAAAGAACTTCGATCCGGACGAACTCAGAAAGATTCTCCACATCTACAAGAAGGGAAAAATTGATGGAGATGACCTCTCCGCAGAAATAGCCCGTGTTCTCGGAGTGGAGGACCAGATTGCCCTCAAGGTTATAGATGAGGTGTTTCCTGAATTCAAAACCCTCATGCCCGAACCAACCACACTCACGCTCAGGAGCCACATGACCACAGGCTGGTTCATCACCCTGTCGAAGCTTTCCGGAAAATATCCACTCCCTGTGAAGCTATTCTCAATTGACAGGTGTTTCAGAAGGGAACAGAGTGAGGATCCCACTCGTCTGTACACATACTTCTCGGCAAGCTGTGTCATAATGGCCGAAGATGTGAGTGTTGATGACGGGAAGGCTGTGGCCGAGGCTCTGCTGAGACACTTCGGCTTTGAAAAATTCAGGTTCAGGAAAGACGACAAGAGGAGCAAGTATTACATACCTGGAACTCAAACAGAGGTGTTCGCTTACCACCCACATCTCGAAAACAACAGGAAATATGCAGATGGCTGGATAGAGATTGCTACCTTCGGAATATACTCTCCGACAGCACTTGCCGAGTATGATATAGAGTATCCGGTAATGAATCTCGGACTCGGAGTTGAGAGGCTTGCAATGGTTCTGCACGACTATTCGGACGTCAGAGAAATGGTCTACGGATTCAAACACATCGAACTCAGCGATCTGGATATAGCAAGGAAAATAAAGCTGAAGGACATACCATTAACACCAAAAGGTATTGAAATTGCGAGCAGGATTATACAAACCTTCGAGGAGAACGCAACCGCCCAGGGGCCCTGTGAGTTCACAGCATACAGGGGGAAACTGTTTGAAAAGGATGTTGAGATCTTCGTTTTTGAGAGAGAGAATGCAAAGCTCTGCGGACCCGCCTATGCAAACGAGATAGTCGTGCACGACGGAAACATATATGGCATCCCGAAAAACGAGAAGTTCAGGAACCTGTTTGATGAGGGAGTCAGCACGGGAATAAGATATGTCGATTCGTTCGCTTACTGCGCTGTAAGGAGGATAGAAGAAATGGTAGCAGAGGGCAGAGAAAGCGGAGAGGTCAGATCGAGAGTCGTTGAAAACCTGTCAGACATCAATCTGAAGCTCGAAGAGGGCCTGATGAATTACCTGATATCAAGAGGAAAGAGCGTGGACGTGAGAGGACCTCTTTTCCTTGGCGTTGGGTTCAGATTGCTATGA
- the gatA gene encoding Asp-tRNA(Asn)/Glu-tRNA(Gln) amidotransferase subunit GatA — MITVGEWKERLENEKAYDLVSELIDRIRKSKLNAYITVTEDYALKLAENFDNGKKEGKLAGIPIAIKDNISTEGVRTTCASRMLENYTPPFDAHVVERLKKEGAIIIGKTNMDEFGMGTTTENSYFGVVRNPHDTKRVAGGSSGGSAAAIAGNETVLALGTDTGGSIRCPASFTGVYGLKPTYGLVSRYGLIAYANSLEQIGPMAGSIDDLGLLLEVIAGRDDRDSTNAGREFTYSPVSKKFRVGVIEEMQANAEVKEHFDSFVETLRKFADVEFVSLPSLKYALPAYYIIAMSEASSNLARYDGVRYGFSLENLDSWSRYFSKVRAEGFGTEVKRRIMMGSYALSAGYYGKYYLKALKVRTLVIEDFRRAFEKFDVLISPTMPSTAFRIGEIADPVTMYMADVNTTPINLAGLPALSMPIGESSGLPVGLQVIGNYFEENSVLGFAKAVEKNEV, encoded by the coding sequence ATGATAACGGTTGGAGAGTGGAAGGAAAGGCTTGAAAACGAAAAAGCATACGACCTCGTTTCCGAACTGATTGACAGGATAAGGAAAAGCAAGCTGAATGCATACATCACGGTAACAGAAGATTACGCCCTTAAGCTGGCTGAAAACTTCGATAACGGAAAAAAGGAAGGGAAGCTTGCCGGAATCCCGATCGCCATCAAGGACAACATATCCACAGAAGGCGTAAGAACGACATGCGCATCAAGAATGCTTGAAAACTACACCCCTCCCTTCGACGCCCACGTTGTGGAGAGGCTGAAAAAAGAGGGCGCCATAATAATCGGCAAGACGAACATGGACGAATTTGGAATGGGAACAACAACAGAAAACTCCTATTTTGGAGTTGTCAGAAATCCGCACGATACTAAGAGGGTCGCCGGAGGTAGCAGCGGAGGAAGTGCTGCTGCAATAGCCGGGAACGAGACAGTTCTGGCACTTGGTACCGATACGGGAGGAAGTATAAGATGCCCCGCAAGCTTTACAGGCGTTTACGGGCTAAAACCAACCTACGGACTCGTTTCAAGATACGGGCTGATAGCTTACGCCAACAGCCTTGAACAGATAGGCCCAATGGCTGGCAGCATAGACGATCTCGGACTTCTTCTCGAAGTTATAGCTGGTAGAGATGACAGGGACTCCACCAACGCTGGAAGGGAGTTTACATACTCTCCTGTCAGCAAGAAATTCAGAGTTGGTGTAATAGAGGAAATGCAGGCAAATGCTGAGGTTAAGGAGCATTTTGATTCGTTTGTCGAAACTCTGAGGAAATTTGCAGATGTCGAGTTTGTAAGCCTCCCATCGCTGAAGTACGCCTTGCCTGCATACTACATAATTGCGATGAGCGAAGCCTCATCCAACCTTGCAAGGTATGATGGCGTGAGATACGGATTTTCCCTCGAGAATCTGGATAGCTGGAGCAGATACTTCTCGAAAGTCAGAGCAGAGGGCTTTGGAACAGAGGTGAAGAGAAGAATAATGATGGGAAGCTACGCACTCTCGGCAGGGTACTATGGAAAGTATTACCTCAAGGCTCTGAAGGTCAGGACACTCGTCATCGAGGATTTCAGAAGAGCCTTTGAAAAATTCGATGTCCTCATTTCGCCAACAATGCCATCCACAGCATTCAGAATTGGCGAGATTGCTGATCCGGTAACAATGTACATGGCGGACGTGAACACAACACCGATAAACCTTGCAGGACTGCCCGCACTGTCAATGCCAATTGGCGAGAGCAGTGGGCTTCCCGTGGGATTGCAGGTTATAGGAAATTACTTTGAAGAAAATAGTGTTCTCGGTTTTGCCAAGGCGGTTGAGAAAAATGAAGTTTAA
- the gatC gene encoding Asp-tRNA(Asn)/Glu-tRNA(Gln) amidotransferase subunit GatC, whose amino-acid sequence MIDEETVRYVSNLAKIELKDDEVENYKNEFGKILEFFDQLDEIDPDVEPTYHVIPLKNVFRKDVPGKSLDRDEALKNARHKEEGYFKGPRVVE is encoded by the coding sequence ATGATTGACGAAGAAACCGTGAGGTATGTTTCCAATCTTGCAAAAATAGAACTGAAAGATGATGAAGTGGAAAACTACAAAAATGAGTTCGGAAAGATTCTCGAGTTTTTCGACCAGCTCGATGAGATTGATCCTGACGTCGAACCCACCTATCACGTTATCCCCCTCAAAAATGTTTTCAGAAAGGATGTGCCAGGAAAGAGCCTTGACAGAGATGAAGCACTCAAGAATGCAAGGCATAAGGAAGAGGGATACTTTAAAGGTCCGAGGGTTGTGGAATGA
- a CDS encoding sulfide-dependent adenosine diphosphate thiazole synthase produces MSYSERNITRVIVREAAKDWEEISDTDIVIVGAGPAGLTAAYYLREFGFDVVVFERRLSFGGGIGGGGMLFHKIVIEEEAKEIAEGFGMKLKEVESGLYSVDSSDFLAKLSYSAVESGAKVILGVTVDDVVFRPDPLRISGVLVQWSAVQISGLHVDPLMIESKAVVDATGHDAEIISIAARKLPELEIFIHGEKSAYSEMSEKLVVEKTGKVAEGLYAAGMAVAAVHGLPRMGPIFGGMLMSGRKVAEQIMFDLKK; encoded by the coding sequence ATGTCATACAGTGAGAGGAACATAACCAGAGTAATCGTAAGGGAAGCTGCAAAAGACTGGGAGGAAATTAGCGATACCGATATTGTTATTGTCGGAGCAGGTCCGGCCGGGCTGACTGCTGCATATTACCTCAGAGAATTTGGATTTGATGTGGTTGTTTTCGAAAGAAGGCTCAGTTTTGGTGGAGGAATAGGCGGAGGAGGAATGCTCTTTCACAAAATAGTTATAGAGGAAGAAGCGAAAGAGATCGCAGAAGGATTCGGAATGAAGCTGAAGGAAGTCGAAAGCGGACTTTACTCCGTAGATTCGTCAGATTTCCTGGCAAAACTGTCATATTCTGCAGTTGAGAGTGGAGCCAAGGTCATTCTGGGAGTTACTGTTGATGACGTCGTTTTCAGACCAGACCCCCTGAGGATTTCGGGTGTTCTTGTTCAGTGGAGCGCTGTTCAGATTTCCGGACTTCATGTTGATCCGCTGATGATAGAGAGCAAGGCTGTTGTCGATGCAACAGGTCACGATGCGGAAATTATAAGCATTGCCGCAAGAAAATTGCCCGAACTCGAGATATTCATCCACGGCGAGAAATCGGCATACAGTGAAATGAGTGAGAAGCTGGTCGTAGAGAAAACAGGAAAGGTTGCCGAGGGACTTTACGCTGCAGGAATGGCAGTCGCTGCTGTACACGGTCTGCCCAGGATGGGTCCGATATTTGGTGGAATGCTGATGAGTGGAAGAAAGGTTGCGGAACAGATTATGTTTGATCTCAAAAAATGA
- a CDS encoding LysE family transporter: MDFITFILTTVFISLSGVLAPGPMLALTLTEGKVNRLAGVEISAGHAIVELPIIAVLFMAGKSFEIGIFKEILALSGGILMLYLAFRELKGKNSEIRIRGILSGIAVSALNPYFIIWWLTIGFTLILISMNFGPAGIAAFAIAHLACDFGWYGSVSIFANRISGMKNINRILSIISASILAVFGLYFIVSSIRALHLYFR, encoded by the coding sequence ATGGACTTCATCACATTCATCCTCACAACTGTCTTCATCTCACTGAGTGGCGTTCTCGCCCCGGGACCAATGCTCGCATTGACGCTCACAGAAGGGAAGGTGAACAGACTGGCCGGAGTTGAAATCTCCGCAGGTCACGCGATTGTCGAACTCCCGATTATCGCAGTGCTTTTCATGGCAGGAAAGTCCTTCGAAATCGGCATTTTCAAAGAGATTCTTGCTCTGTCTGGAGGGATTCTAATGCTCTACCTCGCATTCAGAGAGCTTAAAGGAAAAAACTCAGAAATCAGAATAAGGGGAATTCTCTCAGGGATTGCTGTCAGCGCACTGAACCCTTACTTCATAATCTGGTGGCTCACCATTGGCTTCACCCTCATTCTGATTTCCATGAACTTCGGCCCCGCAGGAATTGCCGCATTTGCAATCGCTCACCTCGCATGCGATTTTGGATGGTATGGCAGCGTATCTATTTTTGCAAACAGAATTTCCGGAATGAAGAACATTAACAGGATTCTGAGCATTATCTCAGCATCAATTCTCGCTGTCTTCGGGCTGTATTTCATTGTGTCTTCAATAAGGGCATTACATTTATATTTCAGATGA